The following are encoded in a window of Pongo abelii isolate AG06213 chromosome 14, NHGRI_mPonAbe1-v2.0_pri, whole genome shotgun sequence genomic DNA:
- the UPF3A gene encoding regulator of nonsense transcripts 3A isoform X8 yields the protein MRSEKEGAGGPRAAVAARGPSGREKLSALEVQFHRDSQQQEADTPPTSSSGCGGGAGKPREEKRTALSKVVIRRLPPGLTKEQLEEQLRPLPAHDYFEFFAADLSLYPHLYSRAYINFRNPDDILLFRERFDGYIFLDSKGLEYPAVVEFAPFQKIAKKKLRKKDAKTGSIEDDPEYKKFLETYCVEEEKTSANPETLLGEMEAKTRELIGLTEM from the exons ATGCGCTCGGAAAAGGAGGGGGCCGGAGGCCCTAGGGCGGCCGTTGCCGCGCGGGGCCCGAGCGGGAGGGAGAAGCTGTCGGCCCTAGAGGTGCAGTTCCACCGCGACTCGCAGCAGCAGGAGGCTGACACGCCGCCAACCTCGTCCTCCGGTTGCGGGGGCGGTGCGGGCAAACCTCGCGAGGAGAAGAGGACGGCCTTGAGCAAG GTGGTCATCCGCCGCCTGCCCCCGGGCCTCACCAAGGAGCAGCTGGAGGAGCAGCTGCGCCCGCTGCCAGCACACGACTACTTCGAGTTCTTCGCCGCCGACCTGAG TCTTTATCCTCATCTCTACTCAAGGGCATACATTAATTTTAGGAATCCTGATGACATCCTTCTTTTTAGAGAGCGTTTTGATGGATATATCTTCCTTGACAGCAAAG GCCTAGAATATCCTGCAGTGGTAGAGTTTGCTCCGTTCCAGAAGATAGCCAAAAAGAAGCTGAGAAAAAAAGATGCCAAGACTGGAAGCATCGAAGATG ATCCAGAATATAAGAAGTTTTTAGAAACCTACTGTGTGGAGGAAGAGAAGACCAGTGCCAACCCTGAGACTCTGCTGGGGGAGATGGAGGCGAAGACAAGAGAGCTCATTG GCTTGACAGAAATGTAG